One Glycine max cultivar Williams 82 chromosome 6, Glycine_max_v4.0, whole genome shotgun sequence DNA segment encodes these proteins:
- the HO3 gene encoding heme oxygenase 3: protein MASSLTTTLSQSQSLYIKPRLAPRPPHPQFRSLFLTSPAVAGGVRAAVMPRRTAVIVSAATAETPKKKGESKGFVEEMRFVAMRLHTRDQAREGEKEVKQPEEKAVTKWNPSVEGYLKFLVDSKLVYDTLEKIVHEAPHPFYAEFRNTGLERSASLVEDLDWFKEQGYTIPEPSSPGLTYAQYLKELSVKDPQAFICHFYNIYFAHSAGGRMIGKKVAEKLLNNKALEFYKWDGDLPQLLQNVRDKLNKVAEPWTREEKDHCLEETEKSFKLSGEILRLILS from the exons ATGGCGTCATCACTAACAACAACTCTATCCCAGTCCCAATCGCTCTATATTAAGCCCCGCCTGGCGCCACGGCCTCCTCATCCCCAATTCCGCTCTCTTTTCCTAACCTCACCGGCGGTGGCGGGTGGTGTTCGTGCTGCTGTCATGCCTAGAAGGACTGCGGTTATCGTGTCGGCGGCGACGGCGGAGACGCCGAAGAAGAAGGGCGAGTCGAAAGGGTTCGTGGAAGAGATGAGGTTTGTGGCGATGAGGCTTCACACGAGGGACCAGGCCAGGGAGGGCGAGAAGGAGGTCAAGCAGCCCGAGGAGAAAGCCGTTACCAAGTGGAACCCATCCGTCGAAGGGTACCTGAAATTTCTTGTGGACAGTAAGCTCGTTTATGACACGCTGGAGAAAATCGTTCATGAGGCTCCTCATCCTTTTT ATGCTGAATTCAGAAACACTGGATTGGAAAGGTCTGCAAGTTTGGTAGAAGATTTGGATTGGTTCAAGGAGCAAGGTTATACCATTCCTGAACCTTCATCTCCTGGTCTTACCTATGCACAATATCTTAAGGAGTTATCTGTGAAGGATCCTCAAGCATTCATTTGCCACTTTTACAACATCTACTTTGCTCATTCAGCTGGTGGTCGAATGATTGGGAAAAAG GTTGCTGAAAAGTTACTTAACAACAAGGCATTGGAGTTCTACAAATGGGACGGTGACCTTCCCCAGTTGTTGCAGAATGTGAGGGACAAGTTGAATAAGGTTGCTGAA CCTTGGACTCGGGAAGAAAAGGACCACTGTCTggaagaaacagaaaaatcATTCAAGCTCTCTGGAGAGATTCTCCGTCTGATTTTATCATGA